The DNA region CGTGCAGCCGCTCCACATCTCGCCGGTCAGGGTGATGCAGACGAGTTGCCCGGTCTCCGGGTCGATGTAGCCGGCAAAGCCATGGGGGCTGTCTGTCAGCTCCTTGGCCGCGGACAGGACGAGGTCGGAAACCTCGCCGATGGAGGCGGACATGAGAATAGTGCGGGAAAGCTCGGCCAGAACGCTGTTGCGCGTTGCGGAACGGGCCAGGGATGCGCCCATCCGCTTCAGCTCGCTCACGTCCGTGACGTAGCCCTCGTAGCGGGTGATCCGGCCGCGCGGATCGTACACGGCTCGCATGGAAACCTGCGCCCAGAACGTGGAGCCATCCTTGCGCACGTGCCGGTACTCCCTGCCGCTTACCTCGCCCTCCTGATGAAGTACGGCGAACAGCGCATCGCGCTCCTTGGGATCGGCATAGATGTCCGCGCCGATGTGCGCTTTGTCCATGAGCTCGTCCACGGACTCGTAGCCGTAGAGACGCGCCATCTCCGAGTTGGCGTTGAGGAATTTTCCCCCTGGCGTGGTCTGAAAAAAACCGATGGGCGCGCGCTCCAGAACCGTATCCTGGTCCACGCTGTCGGCCAACTGCTCGCGCACGACGTCGAGCTCGTTCATGTCCAGAACCACGGAAAGGCAGAGGACCACGCCGTCCACCTTGGAGGCGATGCTGCGGATGCGGACGCTGCGCTGGTTGCCGCTGTTGCTGAGCAACCTGAGCTCCACCAGCTGGGGAACGCCGGTGGCGATGGTCAGCCGTTTGTGCTCGTAAAAAACGTCCTGGTGCTCGCTGGCCACGAAGATAATGAACGGCTTGCCCACGAGCCGGAGCCGCTCCGTCTCCAGGAGCTGCGCCGCATCATGGTTCGCCTCGGTGATAACGCCGATCTCGTCGAATGCAAAAAACGCCGCCGGGGCGAGCTCGAACAGCCGCGCATCGCCGCAGGCTGCCGGCTGCTCCGGCTCAGGCAGGTCGTCCGAGCCCAGATGCTCGCGCTGCTCGCTCAGCTCCTGCGCCAGCTGTGTCAGCTCCGGTCCGCTGCTCTTGCCTTTGCGCGCAGACTGCGCCAACGCCTCAGCCGCACGGCCCAGCAGCGCGGCCAGTGTCTTGTCCTCGTTCCGTTTCATGCGATCCCATACAAATAGTTACGATCCCCCCAGGCGGAATCAAGGCAGGAACACGGATAGCTGTCCATTTTGGTAGTGCGGCGTATTCTACATGAAGAGCGCGCGGCAAGAAAGCACGAAGCCGACGCATAATCGAGACAAACAGGCGGCATTTTCGCTATCACGAGAGATCTATGATCCACAGCGTACATGATGATCATCGAGAACAAGGAGTCAATAGATGAACATGCGAACCAAGATCGTGGCCACCCTTGGCCCGGCATCCATGAACCATGCAGCCATGCGCGCCATGGTCCGGCACGGGGCGCGTATCTTCCGCTGTAATTTTTCACATGACCGGGCCGAGGCATTCACCGACGTCGTGCGTTGGACGCGGCAGCTTGAGCAGGAGTTCGGCATCCGGCTCACGGTGATGGGCGACCTCTCCGGCCCCAAGCTGCGCATCGGCGAGGTGGCCGGCTCTCCCCTGGCCATCCAGCACGGCGACCGCATACTGCTGGGCTTGGCCGGCAAAACTTCGCCAGACCACAAGGACCTGCCCTGCATTACCCTGGACGATCCCGCCCCACTCTCCGGCCTGGAGCAGGACATGCCCGTCTCCCTTTCGGACGGCATGCTGCGCTTCCACGTGGAGAAGGTATTAGAGACGGATATGCTCTTCGTCCTCAAGGCGGAGAACGCTGGTCTGCTCACCTCGCACAAGGGCATCGCCTTTCCCGGCAAGTTCCACCCCCTCCCGGCATTCACGGAAAAGGACCGCCGCGACCTGCGCGAGGGGCTGGAGGTCGGGCTGGACGCCTTTGCCCAGTCATTCGTGCAGGGTCCGGACGACCTGGACGACGTGCACGCCGAGATGGACCGGCTCGGCGTCCGCGTTCCTCTGGTGGCCAAGCTGGAACGCCGCCAGGCCCTGGACCGGCTCGACGAGATCCTGGAACGCTGCGACGCCGTGATGGTGGCCCGTGGCGACCTGGGCCTGGAGATGCCGCTCATCTCCCTGCCCGTGCATCAGAAGCGCATCATCAAGGCGTGCCGCCGCCACTCCAAGGCGGCCATCGTAGCCACGCAGATGCTGCTCTCCATGGTCAAGAACCCCATCCCCACCCGCGCCGAAACCACGGACGTGGCCAACGCCGTACTCGACGGCGCCGACTGCGTGATGCTCTCCGAGGAAACGGCCATCGGCGAACATCCGGTGGAGGCCGTGCGTATCCTCGGCGGCATCGCCAAGGAGGCCGAGACTTACTACCACGAGAGCTCCCGCCAGACCCTGGAAGCGCGGGTGGCCAAGAAGGGACCCTCGGAGTACCTGGCCTATGCCGCGGCACTGCTGGCAGAGACAGCGAGCGGCACTGCCCTGGTCTGCCACACGGCCAGCGGCGCAACGGCCCGGCGCATCGCCAGCCGGCGTCCGGGACCGCGCATCTACGCCGTCACGCCCAACGAGCACGTGACGCACCTCCTGAACTTCTACGCCGACGTCACCCCGGCCATGGCCGACACGAGCATGGAGCGCCACGTGGCGCGGGCCGAGCGGTTCATCGAGAACTGCGCCGACATCCACGAGGGCGAGACCGTCATCATTACCTCGGGCCAGCCCACGCCGGGCCAGCTCCGCGCCAGAGCAAACGCGGACGAGCAGCCGCCGGCCCCTACCAACGAGCTGAAGATCTACATTAAATAAATCGCCTGAAACGCCCGACGGGGGGAACGCACGACCGCGCGGCCTCCCCCGCAGAAAAAGCCCTCCGCGTCTGGGACCAGACACAGGGGGCTTTTTAACAAGGCATCCCCTTGGGCGGAGCGAACCTCACGCTGCCACGGGGCGAATGAATATTTCTGAAACGGCTTCTACTCGGCTGTGGTCGGATCGATCATCCTCCTGACCACAGACACGCTATTGGCCGGGAACCCGCCCTTTTGCGCATGCTCCCGCACCATCTCCTCGTTGGGAGCCACATACACACAATAAATCTTGTTGTCGGTAATAAAGCTTTCAACCCACTGGATCTCCGGCCCAAGCTCATTCAGTACGTCGCGGGATTTCTGCGAAATAGCCTTCAGGTCCTCCGCACTGAGCTGCCCGGCCCCAGGAATTTCCCTCTCGATCACGAACTTTGGCATCATACTCTCCTGTTTTCCAATGGTTACGTTTGAAAAGCTCCATTACGCGCAGGCGTCATGCCTTTAAGCCTTTTTCAACATTAGCCCATCCTTCCCTGGAAACCAACTCAATTAGTCTAATTTGGAAGCGCAGTACCCGGACGAGCAGCCACCGGTCCCGCCAACGAGCCGAAATCTCCATCAGAGACTTTGCCCGAAATATCACGGAAAGGGAGCGCAAGGTCGTGTTCGATGGCCTCGAGCGTATCTTTTTGTATAGTTGCAGCCGGTTATTTACAAAAGGGCCTTGAAAATACGCTAGGAATATTGTAGATATTCTCTAGACTTTCAGAGAAATCTTTGCGGCGCCATGTCCAGCGCGCTGCGCTATCTAGTGCAACACCCTGTAACACAACATTATTTACAAGCGAGGCTTGCCATGAGACTCCCCATCTGCCTCCTCGTCGCCCTCCTGGTGCTGGGCGTGTTCGTATCGCCCGTGGCCACTCGAACTTTTGACATCACTCACGATCTTGCCGCGTACTACCCCCTGAACGGCAACACAGAGGACGAAAGCGGCAACCACAACCACGCCGCCCTCGTGGGGCCTGTCTGGGGCATGAACATGTGCGCCCGGCCCAAGTCGGCCCTGCAGTTCTATCCCCAGGGCCACTCCTACATGGTGGCGGACACCAAGCCCCTCTCCCCGGTGCCCGGCGAGATCGAGGCCCTGACCCTGGCCGCCTGGATCTACCCCACCCGCATGGACGACACCCGCATCATCGTGGACAAGTTCAACCCCCGGACCCAGGACCGCGAGTTCCGGTTCGCCCTGCAGAACGGCAAGCTGCGCTTCATCTGGGCCGCCGTGAATGAGAAAGCCGACGCCGAGGACTGCGATTTCATCGAAAGCGCCAACGCTCTGAAGATCAACCGTTGGCACCACGTGGCCGCCAGCTACCAACGCGGCAAGGCCATTCTCTACGTGAACGGCGAGGAGGTCGCCGCCAAAGCCACCAGGGACTGGCCCATCTACGAAGCCAATGCTGACCTGCAGATCGGCGGCAACGGCGTGGAGGACAGCGGTTTCTTCAACGGCAAGATCGACGATTTGCGCGTGTATACGCGCGCCCTGGAGGTATCCGACATTCAGGTTCTGGCTGCGCGCCCCTGCCAGTAGTCCCCCCAGCCTCATTGTTGTACCCTCAGGACAAACGAGCAGCCCCTGCGCCACACGGCCGGGGGCTGTTCGTTTTGGCGAGTCCGGATGAAAGACGCCCCTCGGCCGCCATCGCACACCTTGCCGCCTGATAACAAACGAAAACGCCCCTGCCGGCGGTGGTGCCGGCAGGGGCTTATAATTTTTTCTGGCGTGGAGGCGCTGGACGCACAGACGCTACTTGTAGAGCTGGATCACCTTGGCGCCGGACTCGCGGCGCTCCGGGGTTTCCCGGCCGGTGTTGATGGCTGCGGCGTCGTCGCGCTGATACACCGCTCCGCAGGAGAGGCACTTCCACTGGTCTCCGGACTCGCCCAGGCGGATGAGCAGCCCGTCGCGATCAAAGCAGCTCTGGCAGAACGGGCCCTGCTTGATGGTGCCGGTTTTCAGCCAGTAGCTGTGGCCGTCGTACTCCAGGTTCTTGGCAAGATAGAGTATATCCTCGAACTCCTGCAGTTGGGTGCGAAGCATTTCATTCTCGTCGTGCACTTCGATATACTTCTCCTGAAGCATCCCGAGCACCTTTTTGGCCTCGTCGCACTTGCCCTTCGTAAAGAGATCGTGAACCTCCTTGAAGCGGTAGTAATCGAGCATGGCGTTTGATTCCTTTTGGTTTGCGGTCCGGCACGGACTTATCTGCCCGTGACGTTATTCTTCTTATCGACCGCACAAAGCGAATCTTTAGCCTCGCTGCGAGTTACTCCTGTGCTGACGCTCCGGAATCCGGCGAATCGTCAATGGTCTTGGCGCTTCCCACCTTCTCCATTCTGATGAAGAACATCAAGAGCGCCGGCACCAGGAACACGGTGAAGACCGTGGACAGGGCCAGACCGCCAAGCACCACGCTGCCCAGGCCGCGGTAGAGCTCCGAACCCGGGCCCGACATGACGGCCAGAGGCAGCATGCCGAACACGGATGTGGTGGCGCTCATGTAGATGGGCCGAATACGCGTGCGCACCGCCTCCAGCACGGCGTCCTTGTGCTGCATGCCGCCTTCGCGGATGTTGTTCAGCGACTGGTGCACCACGAGAATGGCGTTGTTCACCACCACGCCGATGAGGATGACGAAGCCCAGCATGGTGAGCACGTCCAGGCTTTGCGGCGCGATGAATATGGATTGCAGGGTCAGGCCCAGCACGCCGCCCACTGCCGCCAGCGGCACGGTGAACATGATGACCAGCGGATAGATGAAGTTGCCGAAAAGCGCGGCCATGAGCAGGTAGGTGATGAACACGGCGAGCAGGAAGTTGCCCTGCATGGCGTCGCGCGTCTCGGTGAGCTTGTCGGCCGCGCCGGACATGTGGAAGGTCACGCCCTCGAACAGGCCCTGCTCGCGCAGCTTGGGCACCACGCCGTTCTCGATGGTTTCCATGGCCGACTGCAGGGGCACGGTCTCCGGCGGCGTCACCTGCAGGGTCACTGTGCGCCGGCGCTCCAGGTGGCGGATCTCGGTGATGCCCGTGGTCCGCTCCAGCGCAGCCAGAGAGGACACGGGAATGGAGCGCCCTTCGGGCGTGACCACCAGTGCCTCGTAGAGCTGCTCCGGCGTGCGGATGTCCTCTCTGCTGGCGCGCACCACCAGGTCGATCTTCCTCTGCCCTTCCTGCTTGAAATCGCCAATCTCCCGGCCGTCCATGAGGATGTCCAGGGCAATGCCCAGCGCTCTTGTGCTCAGGTCGGCCGCACGGAGGCGTTCACGGTTGGGGATGATCTTGACCTCGGGGAACAGGAGCTCCAGCGAGGGCTCCGGCCGGATACGGCTGCCGGGAACAGCCTGGCTGATGGCGCCGTACATGGCGCCGCCGGCCGCAATGAGCTTCTCGATCTCGGCGCCGGTCAGATCCACGTCGATGGAGCGGCCGCCGCCGATGCGGTCCTCGAAGATACCGGCCTGCAGGCTCACGCCGTACATGCCCGGAATGGAGTGGATGATGCCCATGAGCGGATCGATGAGCTTCCTGGCCTCCTGCTCCTGCGTGGAGATGACGCCGAAAAGCATGATCTGCGGCGCGCCCACGTAGAAGGTACTCGCGATGCCAGGGAGATCGCCCACGTGCTCCTGGTCGATAAAGGGATCGAGCCTGTCGTAGATGTACCGGCCAATGTCCATGCGCTCTTCGTACGAGAGGCCGGGCGGCGGAATGAGGATGTTGATGATCAGGTTGCGGTTGCCTGTGGGCAGGTACTCCATCTTGGGCCACAGCGTGACCACGATGAGCACGGCCGCGCCCAGCACGGCGCCGATGGTCGCCAGGCGGGTGGCCCAGTTCTTCAGCGAGAGCCGCACCAGGCCCATCATGCCGCTGTTCAGTATCCCGCCGATCCTGGGGATGATGCCGTGGGACTGGCGCTTCTGGTGCAGCTTCTTGCCCTTGGCCAGCTTGCGCTTGTCTGAGTACTGGAAGAACTGGTTGGAGAGCATCGGGATGACCGACACCGACACGAACAGGGAGAGCATGATCGCGCTGGTGATGGCGATGGCGATGTCCTTGAAAAGCTGCCCGGCCTCCTCTTCCATGAAGACCACGGGCAGAAAGACCGCCACGGTGGTCAGGGTGGAGGCCAGCACCGCGCCCCACACCTCTTTTGCTCCGTCATAGGCCGCGACAAAGGCCCCTTTGCCCATGGATCGGTGCCGGTCGATGTTTTCCAGCACAACGATGGCCGCGTCCACGAGCATGCCCACGGAAAACGATATGCCCGCCAGGCTGATGACGTTCAGGTTCCGGCCCAGGAAGCTCATGAACATGAACGTGCCGATGATGGAGATGGGGATGGCCACAGTAACAATGACCGTGGACGAGATGCGCCGCAGGAAGACGAGCAGCACGATGATGGCCAGGGTACCGCCCACAAGAATGTTCTGCTTGACCAGGTCGATGGCGCCGTTGATGTACGGCCGCTGGTCATAGGTCCAGTCGTAGTACAGGCCCCTGCCGGCCAGCAGGCCCTCGTTCAGCTCGGTCACCACGCGCTCCATGGCGTCCGTGACCTCCAGAACGTTGGCGTCCGGCTCCGGCTTGATGCCGCACACGATGCCCTTGGAACCGTTGTGCAGCATGGCCACCGTGTTGGTCTCGAAGTCGAAGTGGACGTCGGCCACGTCCTTGACTTTGATCCGGCGCTGGCCCGTGGAGGTCAGCACCACGTTCTCGATCTCCTCGGGAGACTGGTACTCGCCCGTGGTGCGGATGCGGTACTCGCGGCGGCTCACCTGCATGTTGCCGGCCGATACGTTCACGTTCTCCTGGTTCAGGATGTCCACGAACTGATCCAGGGTCAGCTTGTGCGCGGCAAGACGCTCCGGATCGACCACCACGTGCATCTCGCTCTCCGTGCCGCCGAACACGAAGAGGTCGGCCACGCCGGGCACGCGCTCCAGGTACTGGCGCACCTCCTCTTCAAAAAAGGTCTTGTACTCGTCGATGTCTGTGGGGTTGTCGTCCTTGGTCTTGAGCACAAGCCAGATGATGGGCGAGGTATCCGCGCCCGAGGCGTTGATGATCGGCCGGTCCACGTTCTCGGGATACTCCGGGACCTCGTTCAGCTTGTTGGACACGCGCAGCAGGGCGGAGTCCACGTCCGTGCCGATCTGGAACTTGAGGGTGATCTCGCCCTGGCCGTTGAAGGAGCTGGACTCCATGGTCACCAGTTTGGGAATACCCTTGAGGACCTTTTCCTGCTCCTCGATGATCTCGCGCTCGATGTCGTACGGCGTGGCGCCCGGCCAGGTGGTGGTCACGCTGATCTGCGGCTCCGTCACCGTGGGCGAGAGCTGATACGGCAGCGCGTACAGGCCGATGATGCCGAACAGCAGAATGAGGATGACCCCGACCAGCACCGTGACCGGGTTCTTGATGGAAAAGCGGACGATATCCATGGCGGACTAGCTCTGGCTTTTCTGAGATTGATCGCTGGCCAGGGGCTGCGGCGCCACGGCCTGGCCGGGCCGG from Oceanidesulfovibrio marinus includes:
- the pyk gene encoding pyruvate kinase encodes the protein MRTKIVATLGPASMNHAAMRAMVRHGARIFRCNFSHDRAEAFTDVVRWTRQLEQEFGIRLTVMGDLSGPKLRIGEVAGSPLAIQHGDRILLGLAGKTSPDHKDLPCITLDDPAPLSGLEQDMPVSLSDGMLRFHVEKVLETDMLFVLKAENAGLLTSHKGIAFPGKFHPLPAFTEKDRRDLREGLEVGLDAFAQSFVQGPDDLDDVHAEMDRLGVRVPLVAKLERRQALDRLDEILERCDAVMVARGDLGLEMPLISLPVHQKRIIKACRRHSKAAIVATQMLLSMVKNPIPTRAETTDVANAVLDGADCVMLSEETAIGEHPVEAVRILGGIAKEAETYYHESSRQTLEARVAKKGPSEYLAYAAALLAETASGTALVCHTASGATARRIASRRPGPRIYAVTPNEHVTHLLNFYADVTPAMADTSMERHVARAERFIENCADIHEGETVIITSGQPTPGQLRARANADEQPPAPTNELKIYIK
- a CDS encoding efflux RND transporter permease subunit, coding for MDIVRFSIKNPVTVLVGVILILLFGIIGLYALPYQLSPTVTEPQISVTTTWPGATPYDIEREIIEEQEKVLKGIPKLVTMESSSFNGQGEITLKFQIGTDVDSALLRVSNKLNEVPEYPENVDRPIINASGADTSPIIWLVLKTKDDNPTDIDEYKTFFEEEVRQYLERVPGVADLFVFGGTESEMHVVVDPERLAAHKLTLDQFVDILNQENVNVSAGNMQVSRREYRIRTTGEYQSPEEIENVVLTSTGQRRIKVKDVADVHFDFETNTVAMLHNGSKGIVCGIKPEPDANVLEVTDAMERVVTELNEGLLAGRGLYYDWTYDQRPYINGAIDLVKQNILVGGTLAIIVLLVFLRRISSTVIVTVAIPISIIGTFMFMSFLGRNLNVISLAGISFSVGMLVDAAIVVLENIDRHRSMGKGAFVAAYDGAKEVWGAVLASTLTTVAVFLPVVFMEEEAGQLFKDIAIAITSAIMLSLFVSVSVIPMLSNQFFQYSDKRKLAKGKKLHQKRQSHGIIPRIGGILNSGMMGLVRLSLKNWATRLATIGAVLGAAVLIVVTLWPKMEYLPTGNRNLIINILIPPPGLSYEERMDIGRYIYDRLDPFIDQEHVGDLPGIASTFYVGAPQIMLFGVISTQEQEARKLIDPLMGIIHSIPGMYGVSLQAGIFEDRIGGGRSIDVDLTGAEIEKLIAAGGAMYGAISQAVPGSRIRPEPSLELLFPEVKIIPNRERLRAADLSTRALGIALDILMDGREIGDFKQEGQRKIDLVVRASREDIRTPEQLYEALVVTPEGRSIPVSSLAALERTTGITEIRHLERRRTVTLQVTPPETVPLQSAMETIENGVVPKLREQGLFEGVTFHMSGAADKLTETRDAMQGNFLLAVFITYLLMAALFGNFIYPLVIMFTVPLAAVGGVLGLTLQSIFIAPQSLDVLTMLGFVILIGVVVNNAILVVHQSLNNIREGGMQHKDAVLEAVRTRIRPIYMSATTSVFGMLPLAVMSGPGSELYRGLGSVVLGGLALSTVFTVFLVPALLMFFIRMEKVGSAKTIDDSPDSGASAQE
- a CDS encoding LamG domain-containing protein is translated as MRLPICLLVALLVLGVFVSPVATRTFDITHDLAAYYPLNGNTEDESGNHNHAALVGPVWGMNMCARPKSALQFYPQGHSYMVADTKPLSPVPGEIEALTLAAWIYPTRMDDTRIIVDKFNPRTQDREFRFALQNGKLRFIWAAVNEKADAEDCDFIESANALKINRWHHVAASYQRGKAILYVNGEEVAAKATRDWPIYEANADLQIGGNGVEDSGFFNGKIDDLRVYTRALEVSDIQVLAARPCQ
- a CDS encoding DUF4242 domain-containing protein, with translation MPKFVIEREIPGAGQLSAEDLKAISQKSRDVLNELGPEIQWVESFITDNKIYCVYVAPNEEMVREHAQKGGFPANSVSVVRRMIDPTTAE